The Flavobacterium sp. 1 genome contains the following window.
ATGAAGTAGATGATTTAGATTTAAAATTTAATATAGAAACAGCCAGAAAATTTGATGCAGATGCTGTTTTTTTTAGAAAAGAATTAGAACATTTCAAGCCTCAAATTTACATTTATGATTTTACTGGAAAATTGTTTACTGAAACGGAAATACAATTAACAGAAATCCATAAAAAGGTTTGGAGTAGTGGAAATGTTCCTTTGGTTTGTGTTTTCTATGATACTGAAATAAAAATACTCAACTGTACTACACCTATAAAAAACGATAAACCAGAATATCTTCAAACTATTGAGTTGGTTAATACTGCTGAAGGTTTGTATGATAAACAGTTTGCTATTAGAATAAAAACAGGAACTTTTTGGGAAGAAGAAGAAAACAAAAAAAAATTTAGTTTTAGTAAATCTTCTTATGAAATACTTATTAAATGGATAAAAGAACTTAAAAAATCTTTATTCGTTCAATTTCAGACAAGAGAAAATGAAAGAGTAATTAATAAAATTATTATTCAATCCATTTTAATAAAATATCTAGAAGAAAAAAGAGATCACAAAGGGAAAAATCCATTTCCTAAAAAATATTTTTCAAGTAGTAATAAGATAAATACTTATACAGATATATTGCAAAATGGTAATTTACTTGTAGATTTATTAGAAAAACTACATAAAGATTTAAATGGTAATTTATTTGATTGGACCATTGAAGAAAAAGGAATTTTAAAAACAATTAATTTAGAACCTTTAGCTGATGCTTTGAAGGGTTATAAAAACCCAAATAATCCGAAACAGCTAGTAATAGAATTAGAGTATATAAGATATTACGAATTTAATTTCGTGCCAGTTGAATTAATTAGTCGTTTATACGAGGAATTTTTAGCTGGTCAAGATGATCAAAAAACCCAAAAACAAAAAAAGCAAAAAGAGGGAATTTATTACACACCATCACATCTAGCAAAAATGCTTGTTGATGAGGCAATGCCATTAAAAAAAGATTTAAAAAACTTTGAAATAAGTACTTATAAAGTTTTAGATCCTTCCTGCGGATCGGGAATTTTTTTGGTATTAGCATTTAAGAGGTTAGTGCAATGGTGGAAAATTCAGCAGTGGGAAAAGACAAAAGATTTTACAATAAAACCAGACTTAGAAGATTTAAAAAACCTTTTAAGATGTGTTTATGGTGTTGATAAAGAAGAACAAGCAACAAAATTGAGTACATTTAGTTTGTGCCTGGCTCTTTGTGATGAACTTTCACCGATGCAAATTATATCAGATTTAAGATTTGATGATTTGACACAAACAAACATTTTATATTCGGATTTTTTTATTGACGAATTGGAGACACCTATAGATGTAAAAAATAAAACGGAATATAATAAACAGGCACAAAATTTTTCAAAAATAAAAGCTCTTTCATTTGATTTAGTTATTGGTAACCCACCATTTAAGAGAAGTGGAAATAAAAAAGACACTAAAAAATATTGGCAATGGGATATAAACGGAAAGACTATTGCAATACCTTCGAAGCAAATTGCATTAAAATTTTTAGTTAAATCAATAGTTTCTTTGAAAGAAAATGGAACCCAATGCTTAATATTAAAATCGTCTGGATTTTTATACAATAGTACTTCAGATTTTTTTAAAAGAGAATTTCTGTCGAATTATAACGTTAATAAAATTTTGGACTTTACTGCATTGGCAAGAAATTCTAGTCTGTGGGAAAATGGAGCGGATGTAGATACTTTAGCGGTTTTCACTCAAAAGATTCAACCAAAATATGATATAAATATTTTACATATTACTTTTAGAAGAACTAAGGCTATTAAAGATAGGATTTTATTTGAAATAGACGATTACGATAAGCATTATATTAATCGTTTTGATGCTATTAATAATCAATATATTTGGAAAAATAATTTATTGGGTGGTGGAAGAATAAATGTAATTGTTGATAAATTAACTAAATTAACTAAACTAAATAAGTTTTTAGAAGACAATAGAATAATCCCATTTGAAGGGGAAGGAGGGGCTAAAAGTATTCCAAACAATGCTTTTGAATTTAATAAGATAGACGAAAGCCTTTTGCCAAATGGATATTTTCAATCTTTTAAAAACACTTTAGTTGAAAAATTTAACCCACCAATTTTATTGATAAAAGAAAATCTCGAATTACCAATTTCATGTTCAACTAATAGAACAATTCCTTTTAATAATGAAGTTGTAGGTTTTCAGGTGCCTGATAATGGGATTTTAATGCAAATGGTTTTTTATTTAGAAACTTTTAAAAAATATTTAAAATTTTATTTAATTACAACTAGTGGAAAAACATTAGTTTATAAAAACACCGCTATAAAAATGGAAGATATTTTAAATTTTCCATTTGATGGTGAAATTAAAAATTATTTGAATTCAATTGATGAAAAAATTATTGATGATGTTGTTTCGTTTAATCAATTTTTTTTAAGAAATGGAGAGAATTCTAAAACAGTAAAACAAATAGAAAAGAATGATTTTAAAAATATTCTTTGTAATTATGGCAAAGAATTCTCAACTGTTTTAAATGAGGTTTATGAGCAGGATAATAATAAATTCAGATTAAGTGAAGTACTAGAGTTAGAAAATTTACCATATACTATTACAGTTTTTAGATATGACGATTTAAACGAAGATCCAAATTTTAATATTAAAATTGAGGATTTAGACATTAAAAACCTTACTATTAATGAAATTTCATCTTCATTGACCATAACTAGAATTGTAAAAATTTATGAAGAAAATACTATAATTTTTATAAAACCGAATCAATACAGATATTGGCTTTCTTCGATTGCATATAGAGATGCAGATAAATGTTTTATAGATTTAATAAAAGCTGGATATTAAATGGAAAATAAGAATCTATTTTCGTCAGCCGAAGGGAAGTTTTCGTTTAAAAAACTTACAGCAAAGGATAAAATTATTAAATCAATTTTTGAAACGTATGAACCTTTTTTAAGAGTTTTAAAAACACATAAAAATAAAAATTTAAAAAACGAAAAGCAATTAACTCAGGAATTTACCATTCAAAACCATACTCAATTATTGAAATACTCAACTTCGATAAGAATTCATAATGAGTATTCTGATAATTTTTACGGAACTAAAGGTATTCCAGATTTTGCTTTTTTGCCATTAATTGAAGGAGAATCACACGAACCGTTATTTATAGTTGAAGCAAAAATTCTCCCAACTCCAAAGCCTAGTAAAGAAAGGGAAGCAACAGAATATGTGTTTTACAAACAAGTTAAAAAACAAGGAGGGATTGAGCGATTTAAAAAGGAAAAACACGGAAAAGGTCTTTCAGAATGCGGAATGTTAGCATTTATAAAAAATGAAAACTATCAATATTGGTTTTCTGAAATTAATAATTGGATTGATGAAATTTCTTTAGAAAAGAATACTTTATGGAATAAAAATGAAAGACTTTTAAATCAAAATTTAGAATTTAATTATCATATTTCTGAAGTTAAAAGAGAAAAAGACACTTTAAAGCTACACCATTTTTGGCTTATTGTTGACTAAAACTGAACCAATACATTGGGGTGATGTTGATAGAAAAGAGAATAGAGTTGAACTCAGTAATATAAATTTTAAAATAAATTAAAATTTCAAATTCCAATCCAAACTCTCTTGGATTGGGATTTTTGTTTGAGTAAAAAACTACAAATAGTAAAAAGCTACGTATTTTTACTTATTTATAAATAATTATGAATATCTAAAAAGCACAGACTCTAAGTAGATGAAATGATAATTAGCATCATTTTTTCGGGTTCATTTATAAAAAATGCATAAAAAAAGACTCTTTTTTTGAGCTGATTGTATAGCTGATTGGCTTTTGTCAATTATCATTTATTATGAAAAAGCCATACATTTACTTCTAATAAAGACAGTTACAGTATAATTTTTACTGGTTTTATCATTTAACCAAGATTTGTTCATTGAACAAAATGTCTCGTTCACCGTTCGCGTGAGGGATAGGAGAAAGCTACCGAAGTAGCCCGGATAGCCCGACCCTATTGAGAAAAGGGGCTGTGTAAGCGGTGCTATAAGTAATCCCTTTTTCTCAACAGGGTCACGCTCAGAAGATGAATGGAACAATTGGTTTTCGAGATTTTAAACACTTAAAACGCAAACAATAATTAACTACAGATGAAAGAGAGTCAAGTCATTTGCAACAGTTGTAGTAATGAAAATTGTTTTATCAAAAAGCATATTCATTTGCCCAACATGCAAAGTTATATAGAGAAGAAACACAGTTTTACCTGCAAGAAGGCACAGCAGTTCATTATTGAGGGTGCGCCTATTCAAGGGCTATACTTTGTGCAAAAAGGGAAAGTGAAAACGGTGAAAACAGGAATCAACGGCAGGGAACAAATTGTTCGGTTTACAACGAATGGGGACACTGTTGGTTTCAGGGGTTTTGGGACGAGCAATCGGTATTTGATAGGGGCCTATGCGCTGGAGGATACGGTTTTGTGCAATTTTAACAACGAAGTGATGATGGACATTTTAAAAAATGTTCCTGAATTCACTTATGATATGATGCTTTTTTATGCCGAGGAATTAAACAAAAGCGAGAACAACATTCGGAAAATTGCTCACATGAATGTGAGGGAGCGCGTGATCGATACCTTATTATATATACACAGAAAATTTGGCCAGACCAATGATCTGATTAATATTGATTTGTCTCGAAAAGAAATCGCGGATTTTGCAGGCACAACTGAGGAGCAGGTAACCCGAGTGATTTCGAGCTTAAAGAGAGAGGCATTAATTAAAACCGTTGGAAAGAAAATAGGATTGGAACAAATTAATAAAATGAAATCCGAAATAATGGAACATAAGTACATCTAAGTATTCCTATTATTCAATTTTGATTTAAAAAGACCTTTTTCGGGTCTTTTTTTTATGGAAATAAGTCTCCTTCTTGATTTTTTTCAAAAAATAGTTTTAGGGCTATTTACTAATTACGTATTAATTCTAAAAACTAAGTGTTGAAAAATATCAACAAATACAGAGGTTAAGAAATAATTATTGCGTAAACGCAGTTTTTAAATTGCTATTTGAATTTTTATAGCTGTGTAAAAAAGTTGTTTTGTACTGTGAAAAGTAAATACGTAAGTATAAATACGTATATATCTTTGCTTCATACTAATTAAAACATATTCATTATGCAAAAGATTACAACCACAATCCAAAAAATAAAAGCATTAAAAGAAGGCAAAAATTCAAAGTCTATTTTATTAGGTTTGGCCATAACATTGTTTGGTTCATCAGTAGCTAACGCACAGTTAACTGCAACAGGACAGTTCAGACCAAGAACAGAATTCAGAGACGGGTACAGCACTTTGCAGGCAAAGGATGCCGAGACTGCGGTATTTACTTCACAAAGAACAAGATTGAACGTTGGGTTTACAGGATACAGATTTAAATTTTTTGTAGCCGTTCAGGATGTTCGTGTTTGGGGACAGGATGCTTCAACAATCAACAGAACGACTACGGCAGAAAATAACGGAGTTCAATTGCACGAAGCTTGGGGTGAAATTATGTTGAATGACACAGTAAGCAACATTCAAAATCTATCTTTAAAAATAGGACGTCAGGAGATTTCGTATGATGATCAAAAGGTTATTGGAGGTCTTGATTGGTTACAGCAAGCGCGTTACCATGATGCGATTGTCTTGAAATATTTTAACAAAGGATGGACAGCTGATTTTGGAGCCGCATTTAATCAAAACAAAGAACTATTAGCTGGAACAATTTATAATGGTGTTCCGCCTGCAACAGCTGGTTATACTGCAGGAACCAACGGTTTAGGAACTAATTACAAATCACTTGAATATGCGTATTTGGCCAAAAAGTTTTTCTTTGG
Protein-coding sequences here:
- a CDS encoding N-6 DNA methylase, translating into MKIKEALHTGFKSLGFDQEVNECLFLCEEKNEVDDLDLKFNIETARKFDADAVFFRKELEHFKPQIYIYDFTGKLFTETEIQLTEIHKKVWSSGNVPLVCVFYDTEIKILNCTTPIKNDKPEYLQTIELVNTAEGLYDKQFAIRIKTGTFWEEEENKKKFSFSKSSYEILIKWIKELKKSLFVQFQTRENERVINKIIIQSILIKYLEEKRDHKGKNPFPKKYFSSSNKINTYTDILQNGNLLVDLLEKLHKDLNGNLFDWTIEEKGILKTINLEPLADALKGYKNPNNPKQLVIELEYIRYYEFNFVPVELISRLYEEFLAGQDDQKTQKQKKQKEGIYYTPSHLAKMLVDEAMPLKKDLKNFEISTYKVLDPSCGSGIFLVLAFKRLVQWWKIQQWEKTKDFTIKPDLEDLKNLLRCVYGVDKEEQATKLSTFSLCLALCDELSPMQIISDLRFDDLTQTNILYSDFFIDELETPIDVKNKTEYNKQAQNFSKIKALSFDLVIGNPPFKRSGNKKDTKKYWQWDINGKTIAIPSKQIALKFLVKSIVSLKENGTQCLILKSSGFLYNSTSDFFKREFLSNYNVNKILDFTALARNSSLWENGADVDTLAVFTQKIQPKYDINILHITFRRTKAIKDRILFEIDDYDKHYINRFDAINNQYIWKNNLLGGGRINVIVDKLTKLTKLNKFLEDNRIIPFEGEGGAKSIPNNAFEFNKIDESLLPNGYFQSFKNTLVEKFNPPILLIKENLELPISCSTNRTIPFNNEVVGFQVPDNGILMQMVFYLETFKKYLKFYLITTSGKTLVYKNTAIKMEDILNFPFDGEIKNYLNSIDEKIIDDVVSFNQFFLRNGENSKTVKQIEKNDFKNILCNYGKEFSTVLNEVYEQDNNKFRLSEVLELENLPYTITVFRYDDLNEDPNFNIKIEDLDIKNLTINEISSSLTITRIVKIYEENTIIFIKPNQYRYWLSSIAYRDADKCFIDLIKAGY
- a CDS encoding Crp/Fnr family transcriptional regulator, with product MKESQVICNSCSNENCFIKKHIHLPNMQSYIEKKHSFTCKKAQQFIIEGAPIQGLYFVQKGKVKTVKTGINGREQIVRFTTNGDTVGFRGFGTSNRYLIGAYALEDTVLCNFNNEVMMDILKNVPEFTYDMMLFYAEELNKSENNIRKIAHMNVRERVIDTLLYIHRKFGQTNDLINIDLSRKEIADFAGTTEEQVTRVISSLKREALIKTVGKKIGLEQINKMKSEIMEHKYI